From a region of the Haematobia irritans isolate KBUSLIRL chromosome 4, ASM5000362v1, whole genome shotgun sequence genome:
- the RhoGEF4 gene encoding rho guanine nucleotide exchange factor 4, with amino-acid sequence MYTPIKRHCNSAINEMASPRTPETPLSFSRELRQVLQERNLLTAKSRNKVCSMLIGGSGQSPISSPNTETDKRRSFRLQAIHEIVTSERTYLKQLQTLINFFVKPLKEQNIIDEASHSALFGQIEMIYNLNEEFLKELESDLDNVARAFLKMAPFFKLYSVYAFDYRNSLLILQELNSRNANFRKFLEVNEFRPEVQQKLNSLMIVPIQRVPRYKLLLEQVLLYTSPADADFKLLKESVKQIENTVSHINSCVEDQEVTQMLINIQNSLVNRTPNIVKPSRKVIKEGILHKVTRNGTEIKRYCVLTSDIFMYCKILKERKPNTVVENSLECCCIFPLKKCKVYELLPGHFKITCQSDGIIFSSTDLQLSRIWVGFIRDAIDLHIQCRKTLRKESSKRTPLRKKDVKNFGEDYMLSPKQRKSEFENIFRNKGCESEDETEADSSFKINCFGGSKRKLPAITSNARTNISSSLTTTAKPMKRKGSEIVDENESILRDKNHLNCSVTPEKRLSRLYKFISNDKMRATTRGILKKPQAKATVATTQSGHHKTVNRLSDHDPSYGFASRYSESKSYFKAHNVDTTIPSAFAKREGILDGGVTLEGEGNFRDILFPLRASNGSNKSNWSLNGQNCDSTSALKQSFTNIKISSPPKTKRVKFDDSLDALHELPNFEFQFHVTQAESRNGATIREKIYEFFANLF; translated from the exons atgtatacTCCCATAAAAAGACATTGTAATAGCGCCATTAATGAAATGGCATCGCCCCGAACGCCGGAAACACCACTTAGTTTTAGCCGCGAATTGCGACAGGTGTTACAGGAACGAAATCTATTAACAGCGAAATCAAGAAATAAGG TTTGTTCCATGTTGATTGGAGGCTCCGGGCAATCGCCTATTTCTTCTCCTAATACAGAAACCGATAAACGAAGATCTTTCCGTTTACAAGCCATACACGAGATAGTTACATCGGAGAGAACATATCTGAAACAGTTACAAACTCTAATTAACTTTTTTGTCAAGccattgaaagagcaaaatattattgatGAAGCAAGTCATTCCGCCCTCTTTGGCCAAATAGAAATGATATATAATCTAAATGAGGAATTTCTAAAGGAACTTGAATCAGATCTGGATAATGTTGCTAGGGCCTTTCTTAAGATGGCACCATTCTTCAAATTATATTCGGTGTATGCCTTTGACTATCGTAATTCATTGCTGATTTTACAGGAATTGAACTCAAGGAATGCAAACTTTCGCAAATTTCTTGAAGTGAATGAATTCCGGCCAGAAgttcaacaaaaattaaactCCCTGATGATAGTACCGATTCAACGCGTACCGCGTTATAAATTACTATTGGAACAGGTCCTTCTTTATACCAGTCCTGCTGACGCCGATTTTAAATTACTAAAAGAATCCGTAAAACAAATAGAAAACACGGTCTCCCACATAAATAGTTGTGTAGAGGATCAAgaagtaacacaaatgttgataAACATTCAGAACTCCTTGGTCAATCGAACTCCAAATATTGTAAAACCAAGCCGAAAGGTTATAAAGGAGGGAATACTACATAAAGTTACACGAAatggtacagaaataaaacgatATTGTGTTCTTACTTCCGATATATTTATGTACtgtaaaatattgaaagaaCGAAAACCAAATACTGTGGTTGAAAACTCTTTAGAGTGTTGTTGTATTTTTCCACTTAAAAAGTGTAAAGTATATGAACTTTTGCCGGGCCATTTTAAGATCACTTGTCAGAGCGACGGTATAATTTTCAGTTCAACAGACCTGCAGCTGAGTCGTATTTGGGTTGGATTTATAAGAGATGCCATTGATTTGCACATACAATGCCGCAAGACCTTAAGAAAGGAGAGCAGTAAAAGGACACCTCTACGAAAAAAAGACGTGAAGAATTTTGGCGAAGACTACATGTTGAGTCCGAAACAAAGAAAATCT GAGTTCGAAaacatatttagaaataaaggttGTGAATCTGAAGACGAAACAGAAGCTGATAGCTCTTTTAAGATAAATTGTTTTGGTGGAAGCAAACGGAAGCTGCCCGCAATTACTTCAAACGCAAGAACAAACATCAGCTCGAGCTTAACAACAACCGCAAAACCCATGAAACGTAAGGGTTCAGAAATTGTTGATGAAAATGAAAGCATACTACGCGATAAAAATCATTTGAATTGCAGTGTAACACCGGAGAAACGTCTGTCTAGGTTGTATAAATTTATATCCAATGATAAAATGCGTGCAACCACACGAGGAATTTTAAAAAAACCACAAGCAAAAGCCACCGTTGCGACTACTCAATCAGGTCATCATAAAACGGTCAATCGTCTCTCCGACCACGATCCTTCATATGGTTTCGCTAGCAGATATTCTGAATCTAAATCGTATTTTAAAGCACACAATGtagacactacaataccaagtgCCTTTGCAAAACGTGAAGGCATTTTAGATGGCGGTGTAACCCTTGAAGGTGAGGGAAATTTTcgcgatattttatttccattgagagCCAGTAATGGTAGTAACAAAAGTAATTGGAGCTTGAATGGACAAAATTGCGATTCAACTTCAGCTCTTAAACAGAGTTTTACAAATATCAAAATCTCTTCGCCACCAAAAACAAAGCGTGTGAAATTCGATGATTCTTTGGATGCATTACATGAGCTGCCAAATTTTGAGTTTCAATTTCATGTTACACAAGCGGAATCAAGAAATGGAGCAACAATACGTGAAAAGATATATgagttttttgcaaatttgttttaa
- the LOC142233669 gene encoding uncharacterized protein F13E9.13, mitochondrial, whose amino-acid sequence MERFSKVFNKTKCNIIGMVHVDALPGTPLYKGNWPEIVEKAKYEINVYLKHKLDSILLENMHDTPYVQHQNLGPETVACMTRIAVEAKACIPFREKVPLGIQILACGNKQALSIAKACQLDYIRAEGFVFGHVADEGYTDAQAGELLRYRKQIDASNVLVFTDLKKKHSSHAITKDVSLLETAKAAEFFLTDGIIITGNSTGDAAKPQDFQDLVSKVNVPLLVGSGVTKSNIDNYYKYIDAAIIGSHFKKQGLWSNDLCEEAIAEFMLKVQSLRM is encoded by the exons ATGGAAAGATTTTCTAAAGTTTTCAATAAGACAAAATGCAATATAATTGGCATGGTTCATGTGGATGCTTTACCag GTACCCCGCTGTATAAAGGCAACTGGCCGGAGATTGTGGAAAAAGCCAAATATGAAATTAATGTTTACCTTAAACACAAATTG gactCAATATTATTAGAAAATATGCACGATACGCCCTATGTGCAGCATCAAAATCTTGGGCCTGAGACCGTTGCCTGCATGACTCGAATTGCAGTGGAAGCAAAAGCATGCATACCTTTCCGTGAAAAGGTTCCGCTTGGTATTCAGATATTAGCTTGCGGTAACAAACAAGCTCTATCAATTGCTAAGGCATGTCAACTAGATTACATACGTGCTGAAGGCTTCGTATTTGGACACGTGGCCGACGAAGGATATACAGATGCACAAGCTGGAGAATTATTAAGATATCGCAAACAAATAGATGCGTCCAATGTTTTAGTGTTTACAGATCTCAAGAAGAAACATAGCTCACATGCAATAACCAAAGACGTATCTTTATTGGAAACAGCTAAAGCTGCGGAATTCTTTTTAACAGATGGAATAATAATAACAGGTAATTCCACAGGTGATGCCGCTAAGCCTCAAGATTTCCAAGATTTAGTAAGTAAGGTTAATGTTCCCCTGCTCGTGGGATCGGGAGTGACGAAAAGTAATATAGACAATTATTACAAGTATATTGATGCAGCTATAATTGGTTCCCATTTTAAGAAACAAGGTTTGTGGTCAAACGATTTGTGTGAAGAAGCTATTGCCGAGTTTATGTTGAAAGTTCAAAGTCTaagaatgtag
- the LOC142234802 gene encoding uncharacterized protein LOC142234802 isoform X1, with protein MHKFCVVCKAIIGGRAIIFSFRPHNKTQWCSVLGLDPNKIHSKHGVCSDHFLSYTERTVYGNPTEKMENYVPLEHLAMHPIGMVQPSPFVESNSAVKAGGVEGPIESFNENTQEYVPETEPSGKAPDNNVQNLYFTHNEFYESTCSGTRPSIREILNSRLVIRAIPGMYPQVKEILTLFAESLPVNCRKVCLSYEEINVTADINDDSRSCRVFALNGIGSDWQCVLRYDIIQNDLNTIEQLNNAIAQCIYVGHECGFDVCCVSANQCPLSQKFYSNCQTFNCDNFEAKYLPELSACNPLNKRIWFIPDMTHLLIGVTRAILANGGFEIGCDLIIKAKDYYPEACTFRPGHYYFGLRDMETVKNVFSNRIINKIKEIEPDSEANAKTVEFMERTKSFIENFCNLSRYNYESVLKEWILFFNSHGCYKIECCLSALKFVAEEFFNSNEEIDTIDTRKCSIAWIEQIFFYIRNYPFTSNLTLDAFQFHIGRLFSSYVAKRTVRVQLCTNYIFLLNEMQHYNIKTSYLQQ; from the exons ATGCATAAATTTTGTGTGGTTTGTAAAGCTATTATTGGTGGACgagcaataattttttcatttcgtCCGCACAATAAAACACAATGGTGCAGTGTTCTTGGGTTGGATCCCAATAAAATTCATAGCAAACATGGTGTGTGCAGCGATCACTTCTTAAGTTATACGGAAAGGACTGTTTACGGAAACCCAACAGAAAAGATGGaaa ACTACGTTCCTTTGGAACATTTAGCAATGCACCCAATCGGAATGGTGCAACCATCTCCCTTTGTTGAATCGAATTCCGCTGTTAAGGCTGGTGGCGTTGAAG gCCCGATTGAGTCTTTTAATGAAAACACCCAGGAGTACGTACCCGAAACTGAGCCTTCTGGCAAAGCACCGGATAATAATGTACAGAATTTATACTTTACTCACAATGAATTTTATGAGAGCACTTGCAGTG GTACCCGACCCAGTATTCGTGAAATACTCAATTCTAGACTAGTTATTCGAGCTATCCCAGGAATGTATCCGCAAGTTAAGGAAATACTAACACTATTTGCGGAAAGTCTGCCAGTCAACTGCCGCAAAGTTTGCCTGTCGTACGAAGAAATAAATGTAACGGCAGATATAAATGATGATTCTCGTTCATGTCGTGTGTTTGCTTTAAACGGCATTGGAAGTGACTGGCAGTGTGTATTGCGCTACGACATTATACAAAATGATCTAAATACAATCGAACAGTTAAATAATGCAATAGCCCAATGCATTTATGTAGGTCATGAATGTGGTTTTGATGTATGTTGCGTTTCCGCCAATCAATGTCctctttctcaaaaattttatagcaattgtcaaacatttaattgcgataattttgaagcaaagtacCTGCCGGAATTGTCTGCATGTAATCCGTTGAACAAACGAATATGGTTCATTCCGGATATGACACATTTGCTAATAGGGGTAACCCGTGCCATATTAGCAAATGGTGGCTTTGAAATTGGTTGTGACTTAATTATCAAAGCCAAAGACTATTACCCGGAAGCATGCACATTTCGCCCAGGACATTATTATTTTGGCCTTAGAGACATGGAAACAGTGAAGAATGTGTTCTCAAatcgaataataaataaaatcaaagaaATAGAACCTGATAGCGAGGCAAATGCAAAGACTGTTGAATTTATGGAGAGAACAAAgtcattcatagaaaatttttgtaatttatcgAGATACAATTATG AATCTGTTTTAAAGGAATggatattatttttcaattcacaTGGCTGCTACAAAATAGAATGTTGTCTCTCTGCGTTGAAGTTTGTTGCCGAGGAATTTTTCAATTCTAATGAAGAAATAGATACAATAGATACCCGAAAATGCTCCATAGCATGGAtagaacaaatatttttctatattaggAACTACCCATTCACATCGAACTTAACATTGGATGCCTTCCAATTTCACATTGGACGTCTATTTTCTTCATATGTTGCCAAGAGGACAGTTCGTGTCCAGTTATGTacgaattatatttttttgctaaaCGAAATGCAACATTATAATATAAAAACTTCCTATTTGCAACAATag
- the LOC142234802 gene encoding uncharacterized protein LOC142234802 isoform X3 — protein sequence MHKFCVVCKAIIGGRAIIFSFRPHNKTQWCSVLGLDPNKIHSKHGVCSDHFLSYTERTVYGNPTEKMESTRPSIREILNSRLVIRAIPGMYPQVKEILTLFAESLPVNCRKVCLSYEEINVTADINDDSRSCRVFALNGIGSDWQCVLRYDIIQNDLNTIEQLNNAIAQCIYVGHECGFDVCCVSANQCPLSQKFYSNCQTFNCDNFEAKYLPELSACNPLNKRIWFIPDMTHLLIGVTRAILANGGFEIGCDLIIKAKDYYPEACTFRPGHYYFGLRDMETVKNVFSNRIINKIKEIEPDSEANAKTVEFMERTKSFIENFCNLSRYNYESVLKEWILFFNSHGCYKIECCLSALKFVAEEFFNSNEEIDTIDTRKCSIAWIEQIFFYIRNYPFTSNLTLDAFQFHIGRLFSSYVAKRTVRVQLCTNYIFLLNEMQHYNIKTSYLQQ from the exons ATGCATAAATTTTGTGTGGTTTGTAAAGCTATTATTGGTGGACgagcaataattttttcatttcgtCCGCACAATAAAACACAATGGTGCAGTGTTCTTGGGTTGGATCCCAATAAAATTCATAGCAAACATGGTGTGTGCAGCGATCACTTCTTAAGTTATACGGAAAGGACTGTTTACGGAAACCCAACAGAAAAGATGGaaa GTACCCGACCCAGTATTCGTGAAATACTCAATTCTAGACTAGTTATTCGAGCTATCCCAGGAATGTATCCGCAAGTTAAGGAAATACTAACACTATTTGCGGAAAGTCTGCCAGTCAACTGCCGCAAAGTTTGCCTGTCGTACGAAGAAATAAATGTAACGGCAGATATAAATGATGATTCTCGTTCATGTCGTGTGTTTGCTTTAAACGGCATTGGAAGTGACTGGCAGTGTGTATTGCGCTACGACATTATACAAAATGATCTAAATACAATCGAACAGTTAAATAATGCAATAGCCCAATGCATTTATGTAGGTCATGAATGTGGTTTTGATGTATGTTGCGTTTCCGCCAATCAATGTCctctttctcaaaaattttatagcaattgtcaaacatttaattgcgataattttgaagcaaagtacCTGCCGGAATTGTCTGCATGTAATCCGTTGAACAAACGAATATGGTTCATTCCGGATATGACACATTTGCTAATAGGGGTAACCCGTGCCATATTAGCAAATGGTGGCTTTGAAATTGGTTGTGACTTAATTATCAAAGCCAAAGACTATTACCCGGAAGCATGCACATTTCGCCCAGGACATTATTATTTTGGCCTTAGAGACATGGAAACAGTGAAGAATGTGTTCTCAAatcgaataataaataaaatcaaagaaATAGAACCTGATAGCGAGGCAAATGCAAAGACTGTTGAATTTATGGAGAGAACAAAgtcattcatagaaaatttttgtaatttatcgAGATACAATTATG AATCTGTTTTAAAGGAATggatattatttttcaattcacaTGGCTGCTACAAAATAGAATGTTGTCTCTCTGCGTTGAAGTTTGTTGCCGAGGAATTTTTCAATTCTAATGAAGAAATAGATACAATAGATACCCGAAAATGCTCCATAGCATGGAtagaacaaatatttttctatattaggAACTACCCATTCACATCGAACTTAACATTGGATGCCTTCCAATTTCACATTGGACGTCTATTTTCTTCATATGTTGCCAAGAGGACAGTTCGTGTCCAGTTATGTacgaattatatttttttgctaaaCGAAATGCAACATTATAATATAAAAACTTCCTATTTGCAACAATag
- the LOC142234802 gene encoding uncharacterized protein LOC142234802 isoform X2, whose product MHKFCVVCKAIIGGRAIIFSFRPHNKTQWCSVLGLDPNKIHSKHGVCSDHFLSYTERTVYGNPTEKMETMHPIGMVQPSPFVESNSAVKAGGVEGPIESFNENTQEYVPETEPSGKAPDNNVQNLYFTHNEFYESTCSGTRPSIREILNSRLVIRAIPGMYPQVKEILTLFAESLPVNCRKVCLSYEEINVTADINDDSRSCRVFALNGIGSDWQCVLRYDIIQNDLNTIEQLNNAIAQCIYVGHECGFDVCCVSANQCPLSQKFYSNCQTFNCDNFEAKYLPELSACNPLNKRIWFIPDMTHLLIGVTRAILANGGFEIGCDLIIKAKDYYPEACTFRPGHYYFGLRDMETVKNVFSNRIINKIKEIEPDSEANAKTVEFMERTKSFIENFCNLSRYNYESVLKEWILFFNSHGCYKIECCLSALKFVAEEFFNSNEEIDTIDTRKCSIAWIEQIFFYIRNYPFTSNLTLDAFQFHIGRLFSSYVAKRTVRVQLCTNYIFLLNEMQHYNIKTSYLQQ is encoded by the exons ATGCATAAATTTTGTGTGGTTTGTAAAGCTATTATTGGTGGACgagcaataattttttcatttcgtCCGCACAATAAAACACAATGGTGCAGTGTTCTTGGGTTGGATCCCAATAAAATTCATAGCAAACATGGTGTGTGCAGCGATCACTTCTTAAGTTATACGGAAAGGACTGTTTACGGAAACCCAACAGAAAAGATGGaaa CAATGCACCCAATCGGAATGGTGCAACCATCTCCCTTTGTTGAATCGAATTCCGCTGTTAAGGCTGGTGGCGTTGAAG gCCCGATTGAGTCTTTTAATGAAAACACCCAGGAGTACGTACCCGAAACTGAGCCTTCTGGCAAAGCACCGGATAATAATGTACAGAATTTATACTTTACTCACAATGAATTTTATGAGAGCACTTGCAGTG GTACCCGACCCAGTATTCGTGAAATACTCAATTCTAGACTAGTTATTCGAGCTATCCCAGGAATGTATCCGCAAGTTAAGGAAATACTAACACTATTTGCGGAAAGTCTGCCAGTCAACTGCCGCAAAGTTTGCCTGTCGTACGAAGAAATAAATGTAACGGCAGATATAAATGATGATTCTCGTTCATGTCGTGTGTTTGCTTTAAACGGCATTGGAAGTGACTGGCAGTGTGTATTGCGCTACGACATTATACAAAATGATCTAAATACAATCGAACAGTTAAATAATGCAATAGCCCAATGCATTTATGTAGGTCATGAATGTGGTTTTGATGTATGTTGCGTTTCCGCCAATCAATGTCctctttctcaaaaattttatagcaattgtcaaacatttaattgcgataattttgaagcaaagtacCTGCCGGAATTGTCTGCATGTAATCCGTTGAACAAACGAATATGGTTCATTCCGGATATGACACATTTGCTAATAGGGGTAACCCGTGCCATATTAGCAAATGGTGGCTTTGAAATTGGTTGTGACTTAATTATCAAAGCCAAAGACTATTACCCGGAAGCATGCACATTTCGCCCAGGACATTATTATTTTGGCCTTAGAGACATGGAAACAGTGAAGAATGTGTTCTCAAatcgaataataaataaaatcaaagaaATAGAACCTGATAGCGAGGCAAATGCAAAGACTGTTGAATTTATGGAGAGAACAAAgtcattcatagaaaatttttgtaatttatcgAGATACAATTATG AATCTGTTTTAAAGGAATggatattatttttcaattcacaTGGCTGCTACAAAATAGAATGTTGTCTCTCTGCGTTGAAGTTTGTTGCCGAGGAATTTTTCAATTCTAATGAAGAAATAGATACAATAGATACCCGAAAATGCTCCATAGCATGGAtagaacaaatatttttctatattaggAACTACCCATTCACATCGAACTTAACATTGGATGCCTTCCAATTTCACATTGGACGTCTATTTTCTTCATATGTTGCCAAGAGGACAGTTCGTGTCCAGTTATGTacgaattatatttttttgctaaaCGAAATGCAACATTATAATATAAAAACTTCCTATTTGCAACAATag